The Acinetobacter sp. SAAs474 DNA window TGCTCAACAGTAAGTTCTGTTTCCATTTCTGTTAAGTCGATTTCTAAGATACGACCAGAGAAAATGTTTTTCTTCCCTTTTTTCTCTACAGTTAAATCACCAGCTTGGATCGCATAGTAAGGAATTGCATGCACAAGATCACGTAATGTAATACCAGGTTGCATTTTACCTTTAAATTTAACCAATACAGACTCAGGCATATCAAGTGGCATAACACCTGTTGCAGCAGCAAATGCTACAAGACCAGAACCTGCTGGGAAAGAAATACCAATTGGGAAACGTGTATGTGAGTCACCACCAGTACCTACTGTATCTGGAAGAAGCATACGGTTTAACCAAGAGTGAATAATACCATCACCCGGACGTAATGAAACACCACCACGGTTCATGATGAAATCAGGAAGCGAGTGTTGCATTTGTACGTCAACTGGTTTTGGATATGCAGCAGTATGACAGAAAGATTGCATGACAAGATCAGCAGAGAAGCCTAAACATGCTAAATCTTTTAATTCATCACGTGTCATCGGACCTGTGGTATCTTGCGAACCAACCGTCGTCATTTTAGGTTCACAGTAAGTTCCAGGGCGAACACCTTGACCTTCTGGAAGACCACAAGCACGACCAACCATTTTTTGTGCTTGAGTAAAGCCTTTACCTGTATTCTCAGGTTGAACTGGCGTACGGAATAAAGTTGATACAGGAAGACCTAATGCTTCACGTGCTTTAGTTGTTAAGCCACGACCAACGATCAAGTTAATACGGCCACCAGCACGCACTTCATCAAGAAGTACAGGTGTCTTTAATTCCGCTTCAGCAATTTGTTCACCTGCTTTAAATGCAGTTACTTTTGCAGCAGCATGATCAATTTTCAGTGTAATTTCATCGCCCATATTCATGTTAGCGACATCAATTTCTACAGGTAACGCACCAGCATCTTCCATAGTGTTGAAGAAAATTGGAGCAATTTTAGAACCTAAGCAGTAACCACCGTCTTTTTTGTTTGGAATATGAGGAATATCATCACCAAAGAACCAAAGAACAGAGTTCGTTGCAGATTTACGAGAAGAACCTGTACCCACAACATCACCCACATAAGCAACTTGGTTGCCTTTAGCGATTAATGCTTGGATTTGTTTTAATGGACCCACTTCACCTGGTACTTCAGGTTGAATACCATCACGCACGTTTTTCAACATTGCATTGGCATGTAATGGAATATCTGGACGGCTCCATGCATCTTGTGCTGGAGACAAGTCATCCGTATTGGTCTCACCAGTAACTTTAAATACAGTTAATTTGATTTCTTCAGGAACGTCTGGGCGCGTAGTGAACCATTCAGCATCAGCCCAAGACTGCATAACCGCTTTTGCATTGGCATTACCTGCTTTTGCTTTGTCAGCAACATCATGGAATGCATCAAAAACAAGAAGGGTTTTTTTCAGTGCTTCAGCAGCCAATTCACCTAAAGCAGCGTCATCAAGTAACTCAACCAAAGGGGCTACGTTATAACCACCGAGCATTGTACCTAATAAATAAACCGCACGCTCTTTAGAAACAAGCGGAGAAGTTGCTTCACCTTTTGCAACAGCAGTTAAAAATGCAGCTTTAACATATGCAGCTTGGTCAACACCTGCAGGTACGCGATTTTCAAGCAAATCAACTAAGTATGCTTCTTCGCCAGCAGGTGGATTTTTTAATAATTCAACAAGTTCAGCAGTTTGAGCATCATCAAGTGGCTTCGGTGGGACTCCGAGTGCGGCACGTTCTTCAACGTGTTGGCGGTAAGCTTCTAGCACGGTGTAATTCCTCTTTTTTAAAAAATTATCTATGAATTCCTGCTTGTGTAAGCTTCACAAATAATATGGACAGCAAAATTTTACTAAAATTCGAGTTAAAAGTTAATGCAAGTAAACTGTTTCTTTATGATGCCCATTATTTTTTAAATAAATAGTGCTGTTTTTGTATATTCAACACACAATTTCAATGCACATCATCATTTGAGCTACAGTTTTAAGTAACTTTGACCAGAATTAATTCATAAAAAAGGCAATATGATATTGCCTTGTTCTGGGTTTTAATCATATTCAACCTTAGTGTACAGTAGTTTGTTGCATATACTGTTGCAAACTGTCTCGACATCCAGAAAATTTGATCTGAATCTGATCTTCATGCAACATACTGTGTGCTGCATGAGCAAATGAAATCTTAATGGCGTAGACCCGAGCATCTTGATTAACTGGTTGTTCGATATAAACCTTATCCCCAACACTCAGCACATAAGAACTACCACCAATAACAGCAACTCCTTGCTCATCCTCTAACAGTAGATCCGATTGATTTAAGTATCCAACGACTTCCATGGCTGTCACCTGCTTTTTTAGTCTTTATGACAATATGGCAAAAAATCAACAGATTTGCCAGATTTAACATATAGTTTTATGTGAACAAGCTAAATCGCCAAGCTGGCATAACAATCATCTTCTTTCAGACAATTAATCATCCAACACTATGTCTATCAATCCAATCTTTAAAAGCAGACAAAAACACCAAAAAGATCAGTGTGGCTCAATATGACTATAGTTTTAAACATCTCTAGGATCATCACTACAGCAATGGAATTAAGCCCTTTACAGTATGTATAGAACATCTTTTGAGGATATTAGAATGTGATCTATAGCCACTGATGATCATCTTATAATCATATTGATGATCTAGATCTGTATTCTGCTCTAGTCATCCTGAACACTAGAATTGTTTATAATCTGGCATTTTATCATGTGGCGTTTGCAAACATTTTTCTGTAAATTCAACACGTACTTTTTCTCTTGCCGCATCTACATCTTGGCGAATTGCCGTTTCTGGCAAGGCATAAACATGTTCAATAATGTTCAGGATAAATGTTTTGGTAATCTCATCATCCACTTTATTGGCATGCTCAATCGCTTGGGATTTTTCAATTGCATTTTGACGATCCAGCATAATTGAACGGGCTGCATTGCCAATACTTTTACAATAGCCATGCCATTGCTCTTCAGGTGTTAACGGCTTCTTTTCCGCGCAACCTGTTAACATCACCAAAGCAACTAGAGCCATTAACCTTTTCATTTACAACTTCTCCATCACACTACGATCATCAACACGAGTGATTGGCATCATATCTAAAAATCAATCAATACGCACTAACCACAACTTGCCTGTTGTACAACTTGATGTACAGGATCAACAGTCAATGTAATGCGATCTGCACGATAATCTGTCGTTACAGCCTGATTAGGCGCGACAATACGTACAATTTTGGCATGTGTTTTTGCTTTAATTTGTGCTTCGGTCGGTATTTTCTGATGAATTAACTGCTGTGCTGCTTGCTCATTACATACCGATTGATTTTGGTGAAAAAAACTCCATTCTTCAACAACTTGCCCATCAGCAAAATGACAATATCCGACTGCACCATCTGCTTCTTGTTTAATTTCAATCTGTCCGCCTTGTTGAACACAGTACTGACTAGCGGGATTGGCAATAGCGAGTGATGCTGGCTGTGATTTTGGCAACCCTGTACATGATGTAATCAAGGGCATCCACATTGCAATAATCAATAGTTTTTTCATCACATCAAACAACCTTTTTTAATAACATGAAGTCAATCACTTTCGTGCCTGAACATTTGAGTGTGTAATTAAAACATGCATGACTTTCAGCCATAGCGATTGCTCGTCTCATCATAAAGAACATCTCTTTATATTTTGATCGAGCATATCAATTAATATCATCACGGCATGATATCAAAAATAACATATCACTAGAACATCATACTCAATCACATTTTATATGGAATCATATTAAAAGCGCCAATTATAGAAAAAGTCGATCGCTTTTTCTAAAGACTGACTAGCCTCCAAATAAAAACGTTGATTTAATTGATAACGCATGGTTAAGGTATTCACTGAACTAAAGACACCCACACCATAACGAACAAATAAATCAGGCGTGATATAGCCCGTTAAACTCACTTGCGTATCATCCCCTTGTCCTTGCGCATCCAAAGATAAACCGCTTAGGCCAAAGGTTCGACCAATTTGATTGGTGAGCGCACGTGTCCCCCCTAAGCCCATACTTAAACCTGCTGCTGCAATGGTATTACTGACATCTGATTTAAAACCAGCAGTTGTACTTAACGAACTAGAACCATTATTAATTCGACCAGTCAGCAAGGCATTTAATGCTTCTTGTTCAGACAGGCCAGCATTATTATAAATTTGAATATTTGGACTAGATGCTGTACCAGAAACCCGTACCCCAACAATATTACCCTGAATCATTTTATTGGCATCCATATCTAGGGTTGG harbors:
- a CDS encoding bifunctional aconitate hydratase 2/2-methylisocitrate dehydratase: MLEAYRQHVEERAALGVPPKPLDDAQTAELVELLKNPPAGEEAYLVDLLENRVPAGVDQAAYVKAAFLTAVAKGEATSPLVSKERAVYLLGTMLGGYNVAPLVELLDDAALGELAAEALKKTLLVFDAFHDVADKAKAGNANAKAVMQSWADAEWFTTRPDVPEEIKLTVFKVTGETNTDDLSPAQDAWSRPDIPLHANAMLKNVRDGIQPEVPGEVGPLKQIQALIAKGNQVAYVGDVVGTGSSRKSATNSVLWFFGDDIPHIPNKKDGGYCLGSKIAPIFFNTMEDAGALPVEIDVANMNMGDEITLKIDHAAAKVTAFKAGEQIAEAELKTPVLLDEVRAGGRINLIVGRGLTTKAREALGLPVSTLFRTPVQPENTGKGFTQAQKMVGRACGLPEGQGVRPGTYCEPKMTTVGSQDTTGPMTRDELKDLACLGFSADLVMQSFCHTAAYPKPVDVQMQHSLPDFIMNRGGVSLRPGDGIIHSWLNRMLLPDTVGTGGDSHTRFPIGISFPAGSGLVAFAAATGVMPLDMPESVLVKFKGKMQPGITLRDLVHAIPYYAIQAGDLTVEKKGKKNIFSGRILEIDLTEMETELTVEQAFELSDASAERSAAGCAITLSEEKVAEYLRSNITMLKWMISQGYGDARTMARRVENMEKWLANPSLLKADADAEYTKVYEIDLADIQEPILCCPNDPDDAKLLSDVQGAKIDEVFVGSCMTNIGHFRAAGKLLDKVPGGSLSTRLWLAPPTRMDEHQLMEEGYYNIYGKAGARTEMPGCSLCMGNQARVAPNTTCVSTSTRNFPNRLGQGANVYLASAELASVAAVLGKLPSPEEYQQYATQIDSMAADIYQYLNFDKMGEYTDAAKDVDTKKIAAAQLS
- a CDS encoding DUF333 domain-containing protein, with translation MKKLLIIAMWMPLITSCTGLPKSQPASLAIANPASQYCVQQGGQIEIKQEADGAVGYCHFADGQVVEEWSFFHQNQSVCNEQAAQQLIHQKIPTEAQIKAKTHAKIVRIVAPNQAVTTDYRADRITLTVDPVHQVVQQASCG